From the Candidatus Eisenbacteria bacterium genome, one window contains:
- a CDS encoding ABC transporter ATP-binding protein, with the protein MSGTSPGPLHPIGNALRDGRRFMVAVRRLRPFIKPHVHSLLLASLAAVGYAVVTLLEPWPIQFLFDGVLLGRKVHFLGHTLKSVHGDPIALLIGSVAAILVLAALRGQLYYTQNVLTAGAGQEVVMSLRRELFRHLQSLSLRYHHGERLGDILMRLTGDIVMLRDMVVAALLNTLSHTLVVAGVLFVMLTINWKLTLVAAAVAPALYVILSTFRVRLMEAAALQRKREGKLVSSAHEVLQAIHVVQANTAEEHEQDRFREMNKRSLNAGIRSTRIEAQLHRAVQITIAAGVGATLGLGALDVLAGRLSPGQLLVFAAYVRGLYGPLRQVSKTVQRTAKASACADRVLEVLEEKPEIQSAPGAPVLQNVQGAISLHHVTFGYSTGKLVLRDVHLDIAPRTTVALVGPTGSGKTTFLNLIPRFYDPLSGEVRIDGMEVRDLDLKSLRGHIGYLTQEVVVMGLTVLDNIAYGAIGKNGSDPTEEEIQGAARAAYAHEFIVKLPQGYDTVLGERGATLSGGQRQRIAIARAFIRDARILLFDEPMTGLDPLAEQAVQRAFANLSRGRTTIVVAHHLSTILHADRILFLESGRIVEQGSHEELLERGGAYAEFYRTQWSLPTPEPT; encoded by the coding sequence ATGAGCGGGACATCGCCGGGCCCGCTGCACCCGATTGGAAACGCGCTGCGCGACGGGCGTCGATTCATGGTCGCCGTGAGACGGCTCCGCCCCTTCATCAAGCCGCACGTGCATAGTCTTCTTCTCGCCTCGCTCGCGGCGGTCGGATACGCGGTCGTGACCCTGCTCGAGCCGTGGCCGATCCAGTTCCTCTTCGACGGCGTCCTTCTGGGGCGGAAGGTCCATTTCCTCGGACACACCTTGAAGAGCGTTCACGGCGATCCGATCGCGCTTCTGATCGGTTCGGTGGCGGCCATTCTCGTCCTCGCCGCTCTGCGCGGGCAGCTCTATTACACGCAGAACGTGTTGACGGCGGGCGCGGGGCAGGAGGTAGTCATGTCGCTCCGCCGCGAGTTGTTCCGCCATCTCCAATCCCTCTCGCTGCGCTACCACCACGGGGAGCGCCTCGGGGACATCTTGATGCGGCTCACGGGCGACATCGTGATGCTGCGGGACATGGTCGTGGCGGCGCTCTTGAACACGCTCTCGCATACGCTCGTGGTGGCTGGGGTCCTGTTCGTCATGCTCACGATCAACTGGAAGCTCACCCTAGTGGCCGCGGCCGTGGCCCCGGCGCTCTACGTCATCCTCTCGACCTTCCGGGTCCGCCTCATGGAAGCCGCTGCGCTTCAGCGAAAGCGTGAAGGGAAACTCGTCTCGAGCGCACACGAAGTTCTCCAGGCGATTCATGTGGTGCAGGCGAATACTGCGGAGGAGCACGAGCAGGATCGTTTCCGCGAGATGAACAAGCGCAGCTTGAACGCGGGGATCCGGTCCACGCGCATCGAGGCCCAGCTCCATCGTGCCGTACAGATCACGATCGCAGCTGGGGTCGGCGCGACACTCGGGCTGGGCGCGCTCGACGTCCTCGCCGGCAGGCTGAGCCCCGGCCAGCTCCTTGTGTTCGCCGCGTACGTACGCGGACTGTACGGACCGTTACGCCAGGTCTCCAAGACGGTGCAGCGGACTGCCAAGGCCTCGGCGTGCGCGGATCGGGTTCTCGAGGTGTTGGAGGAAAAGCCCGAGATTCAAAGCGCCCCAGGTGCCCCCGTGCTCCAGAACGTCCAAGGCGCGATCTCCCTTCACCACGTCACGTTCGGCTACAGCACGGGCAAGCTGGTTCTCCGGGACGTCCACCTCGACATCGCACCCCGCACGACCGTGGCGCTGGTCGGCCCGACTGGATCGGGCAAGACCACCTTCCTCAACCTGATTCCCCGCTTCTACGATCCGCTGAGCGGCGAGGTCCGCATCGACGGCATGGAAGTCCGGGACCTGGACCTGAAATCGCTCCGCGGCCACATCGGCTACCTCACGCAGGAAGTGGTCGTCATGGGTCTCACAGTGCTCGACAACATCGCCTACGGGGCGATCGGAAAGAACGGCTCCGACCCCACGGAGGAAGAGATCCAAGGTGCCGCCCGTGCCGCGTATGCGCACGAGTTCATCGTCAAGCTCCCCCAAGGATACGACACGGTCTTGGGTGAGAGAGGCGCGACGCTTTCCGGAGGTCAACGTCAGCGGATCGCCATCGCGCGCGCCTTCATCCGCGACGCGAGGATTCTACTTTTCGATGAGCCGATGACCGGGCTCGATCCGCTCGCGGAGCAGGCCGTGCAGCGGGCGTTCGCCAACCTGAGCCGTGGGAGGACGACCATCGTCGTCGCCCACCACCTTTCGACCATCCTGCACGCCGATCGAATCCTCTTCCTCGAGAGCGGGCGAATCGTCGAGCAGGGATCGCACGAAGAGCTCCTCGAGCGCGGCGGCGCGTACGCGGAGTTCTACCGGACGCAGTGGTCGCTACCGACGCCGGAGCCGACCTGA